From the genome of Haloterrigena sp. KLK7, one region includes:
- a CDS encoding 2-oxoacid:ferredoxin oxidoreductase subunit beta encodes MSSDVRFTDFKSDKQPTWCPGCGDFGTMNGMMKALAETGNDPDNTFVVAGIGCSGKIGTYMHSYALHGVHGRALPVATGVKMARPDIEVMAAGGDGDGYSIGAGHFVHAVRRNVDMSYVVMDNRIYGLTKGQASPTSRSDFETSTTPEGPKQPPVNPLALALASGASFIAQSFASDALRHQEIIQEAIEHDGFGFVNVFSPCVTFNDVDTYDYFRDNLVDLQDEGHDPNDYEAAKEVILDSDKEYQGVMYQDENSVPYHEKHGVTEDMSEIPEGAPEDAMDLVREFY; translated from the coding sequence ATGAGCTCAGACGTACGATTCACCGACTTCAAATCCGACAAGCAGCCGACCTGGTGTCCCGGATGCGGCGACTTCGGGACGATGAACGGCATGATGAAAGCCCTCGCCGAAACCGGCAACGACCCCGACAACACCTTCGTGGTCGCCGGGATCGGCTGTTCCGGCAAGATCGGGACTTACATGCACAGCTACGCCCTTCACGGGGTCCACGGCCGTGCGCTCCCGGTCGCCACCGGGGTCAAGATGGCCCGTCCGGACATCGAAGTGATGGCCGCCGGCGGGGACGGTGACGGCTACTCGATCGGTGCCGGTCACTTCGTCCACGCCGTCCGCCGAAACGTCGACATGTCCTACGTCGTCATGGACAACCGCATCTACGGGCTGACGAAGGGCCAGGCCTCGCCGACCTCGCGGTCGGACTTCGAGACCTCGACGACCCCTGAAGGGCCCAAGCAGCCGCCGGTCAATCCGCTGGCCCTCGCGCTGGCCTCGGGTGCCTCCTTCATCGCCCAGTCCTTTGCCTCCGACGCGCTGCGCCACCAGGAGATCATCCAGGAAGCGATCGAGCACGACGGCTTCGGCTTCGTCAACGTCTTCAGCCCCTGTGTCACGTTCAACGACGTCGACACCTACGACTACTTCCGCGACAACCTCGTCGACCTCCAGGACGAGGGCCACGATCCGAACGACTACGAGGCCGCCAAGGAAGTCATCCTCGACAGCGACAAGGAGTACCAGGGCGTCATGTACCAGGACGAGAACTCCGTCCCGTACCACGAGAAACACGGCGTCACTGAGGACATGTCCGAGATTCCCGAGGGCGCGCCCGAGGACGCGATGGACCTCGTCCGCGAGTTCTACTGA
- a CDS encoding helix-turn-helix domain-containing protein: MSEGKGSQGSKRGEGVDESTLFSLLGKAHTLAILNEIVTTDKQSIRFGELQDSLELSPNTLSRRLDELVEVGFLERTQYDEIPPRVEYEETEMVNDLTPVFRGLEIWMERHGSDQLECS; the protein is encoded by the coding sequence ATGAGCGAGGGCAAAGGAAGTCAAGGATCAAAACGGGGTGAAGGGGTTGATGAGAGTACGCTCTTCTCACTTCTTGGGAAGGCACATACCTTAGCAATCCTCAATGAAATTGTCACTACAGACAAGCAGTCGATCCGTTTCGGCGAACTCCAAGATTCGCTCGAACTTTCGCCGAATACACTCTCTCGACGACTCGATGAACTTGTCGAAGTTGGGTTTCTTGAACGTACACAGTACGACGAAATTCCTCCACGAGTAGAATACGAAGAAACAGAAATGGTAAACGATCTCACGCCAGTTTTTCGAGGACTAGAGATATGGATGGAACGGCACGGATCAGATCAACTTGAGTGTTCCTGA
- a CDS encoding DUF6517 family protein: MSTSRRTLLAAGVTGSLALAAGCLDFALGNAPLEVAAERAAPTDSALETAGYEERAIEQRSIEERVDVGVERDVEATVWTSTYTKEIEFRGTASEGCAFAAISVPDVSVAGRSFNPIGELSNEDLLSEYGGELEHSGVSIENLTHRESFGLDILGDGRSVDVFEGTTTFEGERIDVDLAVTSFAHEGDRLVLVGSHPAALAAESATVEELMESVEHPV; this comes from the coding sequence ATGAGTACGTCTCGACGAACGCTTCTCGCGGCCGGAGTGACCGGCTCGCTCGCGCTCGCTGCCGGCTGTCTCGATTTCGCACTCGGAAACGCCCCGCTCGAGGTCGCGGCCGAACGCGCGGCACCGACCGACAGCGCGCTCGAAACGGCCGGCTACGAGGAACGCGCGATCGAGCAGCGATCGATCGAGGAGCGCGTCGACGTCGGCGTCGAGCGCGACGTCGAAGCGACCGTCTGGACCTCGACGTACACGAAGGAGATCGAATTCCGCGGCACCGCGAGCGAGGGCTGTGCCTTCGCCGCGATCTCGGTTCCGGACGTCTCGGTCGCGGGCCGGTCGTTCAATCCGATCGGCGAACTGAGCAACGAGGACCTGCTCTCGGAGTACGGTGGCGAACTCGAGCACAGCGGCGTCTCGATCGAGAACCTCACGCATCGGGAGTCGTTCGGCCTCGATATCCTCGGCGACGGACGGTCGGTCGACGTCTTCGAGGGGACGACGACGTTCGAGGGCGAACGGATCGACGTCGACCTCGCGGTGACGTCGTTCGCTCACGAGGGCGATCGGCTGGTGCTGGTCGGCAGTCATCCCGCCGCGCTCGCCGCCGAGTCGGCGACCGTCGAGGAACTGATGGAGTCCGTCGAACACCCCGTCTGA
- a CDS encoding 2-oxoacid:acceptor oxidoreductase subunit alpha produces the protein MAEDLNWAVGGEAGDGIDSTGKIFAQALARAGRHVFTSKDFASRIRGGYTAYKIRTSVEEVQSVVDRLDILVALTQRTIDENLDELHEGSAIIYDGERSWEAEIPDEMTAVDVPLKSLAEDAGGAIMRNIVALGAACKITGFDVEYLDEALEKRFGGKGSQIVENNKEAARLGQEYVEENYDLDHLGYNVETTDNDYVLLNGNEAVGMGAIAAGCRFYSGYPITPATSIMEYLTGRIEDYGGHVVQAEDELSAINMALGAARSGARAMTATSGAGIDLMTETFGLVATSETPLVIADVQRSGPSTGMPTKQEQGDLNMALYGGHGEVPRFVITPTSITECFWKTVEAFNLAEKYQTPVFLVSDLAMSVTEQTFPPEAFDMSEVEIDRGKLVDEDEVDEWLDEQGHFRAHAVTDDGVSPRAIPGTIDGAHMSTGLEHDELGRRTEDQDERVQQVDKRYRKVETAQEEEDWDYREFGDEDADNLILSWGSNEGALVEALDYLEEDGIDVRVISVPYIFPRPDLSDEIEAADDVIVVECNATGQFADLIEHDALTRVKRINKYTGVRFKADELAEQITEQLSAEVPAQ, from the coding sequence CTCCGTCGAGGAGGTCCAGAGCGTCGTCGATCGCCTGGACATTCTGGTCGCGCTCACGCAGCGAACCATCGACGAGAACCTCGACGAACTCCACGAGGGGAGCGCCATTATTTACGACGGTGAGCGCTCCTGGGAGGCCGAGATTCCCGACGAGATGACGGCGGTCGACGTTCCGCTGAAGTCGCTGGCCGAGGACGCCGGCGGCGCGATCATGCGCAACATCGTCGCGCTCGGCGCCGCGTGTAAGATCACCGGCTTCGACGTCGAGTACCTGGACGAGGCCCTCGAGAAGCGCTTCGGCGGCAAGGGCTCGCAGATCGTCGAGAACAACAAGGAGGCCGCTCGCCTCGGCCAGGAGTACGTCGAGGAGAACTACGACCTCGATCACCTCGGCTACAACGTCGAGACGACGGACAACGACTACGTCCTGCTCAACGGCAACGAGGCCGTCGGCATGGGCGCGATCGCGGCCGGCTGCCGGTTCTACTCCGGCTACCCGATCACGCCCGCGACGTCGATCATGGAGTACCTGACGGGCCGGATCGAGGACTACGGCGGTCACGTCGTCCAGGCCGAAGACGAGCTGTCGGCGATCAACATGGCCCTGGGCGCCGCGCGGTCCGGCGCTCGAGCCATGACCGCGACGTCCGGCGCCGGGATCGACCTGATGACCGAGACGTTCGGGCTGGTCGCGACCAGCGAGACGCCGCTGGTCATCGCCGACGTCCAGCGTTCGGGCCCCTCGACGGGGATGCCGACGAAGCAGGAGCAGGGCGACCTCAACATGGCGCTGTACGGCGGCCACGGCGAGGTGCCGCGGTTCGTCATCACGCCGACGTCGATCACCGAGTGTTTCTGGAAGACCGTCGAGGCGTTCAACCTCGCCGAGAAGTACCAGACGCCGGTCTTCCTGGTCTCGGACCTGGCGATGTCCGTCACCGAGCAGACGTTCCCGCCGGAGGCCTTCGACATGAGCGAGGTCGAGATCGACCGCGGCAAGCTCGTCGACGAGGACGAGGTCGACGAGTGGCTCGACGAACAGGGCCACTTCCGCGCCCACGCCGTCACCGACGACGGCGTCAGCCCGCGTGCCATCCCCGGCACGATCGACGGTGCGCACATGTCCACCGGCCTCGAGCACGACGAGCTCGGTCGCCGGACCGAGGACCAGGACGAACGCGTCCAGCAGGTCGACAAGCGCTACCGGAAGGTCGAGACCGCCCAGGAGGAAGAGGACTGGGACTATCGCGAGTTCGGCGACGAAGACGCCGACAACCTCATCCTCTCGTGGGGATCGAACGAGGGCGCGCTCGTCGAGGCGCTCGACTACCTCGAGGAGGACGGCATCGACGTCCGCGTGATCTCGGTGCCCTACATCTTCCCGCGGCCCGACCTGTCCGACGAGATCGAGGCCGCCGACGACGTGATCGTCGTCGAGTGTAACGCGACCGGCCAGTTCGCCGACCTGATCGAACACGACGCACTTACCCGCGTCAAGCGCATTAACAAGTATACTGGCGTCCGCTTCAAGGCGGACGAACTCGCCGAACAGATCACCGAACAACTCTCCGCGGAGGTGCCTGCACAATGA
- a CDS encoding NAD(P)-binding domain-containing protein: MKIGMIGAGNVGSTAAQNFVEAGHEVMISNSRGPETLTDLVDDLGSNAHAGTVSEAADFGEVVMEAIPFNAYKSLPADILSDKIVISASNYYPGRDGLTDVGKTHTDLIADHLEDSRVIKAFNSIYWENLRDGQRLEADPDDRFAIFIAGDDDEAKSVVSSLIEDIGFTPVDTGLLTEGGRHIQPGSPIYTGSLTASEARTRLAALKATVAAYENGYYSPSQEVTIQELANELDMSEESLSEHLRRGTEQLINQYLKSFPFS, translated from the coding sequence ATGAAAATCGGAATGATTGGCGCAGGGAATGTCGGGAGTACAGCCGCTCAGAACTTCGTTGAAGCAGGCCACGAGGTTATGATTAGCAATTCTCGGGGACCAGAAACACTCACCGATCTCGTTGACGATCTGGGAAGCAACGCTCATGCGGGGACCGTCTCTGAGGCAGCCGATTTCGGCGAAGTCGTCATGGAGGCGATTCCGTTCAATGCATACAAATCCCTCCCTGCGGACATTCTCAGTGATAAGATCGTTATCAGTGCCTCAAATTATTATCCGGGGCGTGATGGACTAACCGACGTAGGGAAGACACATACGGACCTCATTGCGGATCATCTCGAAGACTCAAGAGTCATCAAGGCATTCAATTCTATTTATTGGGAAAACCTCCGAGACGGACAACGGCTTGAGGCCGATCCGGATGATCGTTTTGCGATATTTATCGCTGGGGATGATGATGAGGCGAAAAGTGTAGTTTCGAGTCTTATCGAAGATATTGGATTCACTCCTGTGGATACAGGTCTACTTACTGAGGGAGGCCGTCACATACAACCGGGTTCGCCGATCTATACTGGCTCACTGACCGCGAGTGAGGCACGGACACGGTTAGCGGCACTCAAAGCGACTGTGGCTGCATATGAAAACGGCTATTACAGCCCCTCGCAGGAAGTCACAATCCAAGAACTAGCTAATGAATTAGACATGAGTGAAGAGTCTCTCTCAGAACATCTTCGTCGGGGGACAGAACAACTCATCAATCAATATCTTAAGTCATTCCCCTTTAGTTAA